In Ruminiclostridium papyrosolvens DSM 2782, the following proteins share a genomic window:
- a CDS encoding MBL fold metallo-hydrolase, with protein MLDYICLKTKWQAFVNNCYILHNTYNNHALIVDPSWEIDKFKLQIRRLGCTIDAILITHSHFDHINLADQLSFTYDCPVFIEEREMLARPFKCQNIIELSAPTNICTITAPIKCLLTPGHTAASVSYVIGNLFLTGDFLLNEGCGLPERESMVESLYESIRKIKEHINDDIILLPGHSYGTEVGKSMKEVFENNIYFSFNNLKDFKTFLLRNGMKSISRFT; from the coding sequence ATGCTTGATTATATTTGCCTAAAAACAAAGTGGCAAGCATTCGTTAACAATTGCTATATACTTCATAATACATATAATAATCACGCCCTCATTGTCGATCCCTCATGGGAGATAGACAAATTTAAACTTCAAATTCGTAGATTAGGTTGTACAATAGACGCAATACTAATAACACACTCACATTTTGATCACATAAATTTAGCTGACCAGTTATCGTTCACATACGATTGTCCTGTATTTATTGAAGAACGAGAGATGTTAGCCAGACCTTTTAAATGCCAAAATATTATTGAACTTTCAGCACCAACAAACATATGCACTATAACTGCGCCTATAAAGTGTTTATTAACACCGGGCCATACGGCAGCAAGTGTTAGCTATGTGATTGGAAATTTATTTCTCACCGGGGATTTTTTACTAAATGAAGGATGCGGACTTCCTGAGCGTGAAAGCATGGTGGAAAGCTTATACGAAAGTATAAGGAAAATAAAAGAACATATTAATGATGATATTATTTTGCTGCCTGGACACTCTTATGGTACAGAAGTAGGGAAAAGTATGAAAGAAGTATTTGAAAATAATATTTACTTTTCTTTTAACAATTTAAAAGATTTCAAGACCTTTTTACTTAGAAATGGAATGAAAAGTATTAGTAGATTTACATGA
- the accD gene encoding acetyl-CoA carboxylase, carboxyltransferase subunit beta, whose translation MLKKISFKKLELKPEMEYKKESTLIPCAPKELLLICPKCKETLLKSELVDNLEVCRECGYHFRINARKRIGITVDDETFVEYDKELKSKNILDFPGYAEKLKTAIEENGENEAVICGIAKIEGFECAVFAMEPFFMMGSMGCVVGEKIARLFEMATDKSIPVIGFTVSGGARMQEGIMSLMQMAKISGAVKRHSNNGNLYVAVLTDPTTGGVTASFAMQGDIILSEPDTLIGFAGPRVIEQTIRRSLPDGFQKAEFLMEKGFIDNIVSRNELKKYLGNILMLHNMEAR comes from the coding sequence ATGCTAAAAAAAATATCATTTAAAAAACTCGAACTAAAACCGGAAATGGAATATAAAAAGGAATCAACTTTAATTCCTTGTGCACCTAAGGAACTGTTATTGATTTGTCCAAAATGCAAAGAGACCTTGCTAAAAAGTGAACTGGTAGATAACCTTGAGGTTTGCAGAGAATGCGGATATCACTTCAGAATAAATGCAAGAAAAAGGATAGGCATAACAGTAGATGATGAGACATTCGTGGAGTATGATAAAGAACTTAAATCTAAGAATATATTAGATTTCCCGGGATATGCCGAAAAGTTAAAGACGGCAATAGAAGAAAATGGCGAAAACGAAGCTGTAATTTGCGGAATTGCTAAAATAGAAGGCTTTGAGTGTGCTGTTTTTGCTATGGAACCATTTTTTATGATGGGAAGTATGGGCTGTGTTGTTGGAGAAAAAATAGCAAGACTTTTTGAAATGGCAACTGACAAATCAATTCCTGTTATAGGCTTTACCGTTTCTGGCGGGGCAAGGATGCAAGAAGGTATTATGTCTTTGATGCAGATGGCAAAGATAAGCGGAGCTGTAAAGAGACACAGCAATAATGGAAATTTGTATGTAGCTGTTCTGACAGATCCGACTACCGGAGGGGTAACAGCAAGTTTTGCAATGCAGGGAGATATTATTCTTAGTGAGCCGGATACATTAATAGGTTTTGCAGGTCCAAGAGTAATAGAACAAACAATCAGAAGATCTCTTCCTGATGGATTTCAAAAGGCAGAATTTCTTATGGAAAAAGGATTTATAGATAATATTGTTAGCAGAAATGAGCTGAAGAAATACTTAGGGAATATATTAATGCTACATAACATGGAGGCGAGATAA
- a CDS encoding acetyl-CoA carboxylase carboxyltransferase subunit alpha, which yields MSAYDKVMAARSKDRPTSKVYINNIFTNFMEFHGDKRFGDDNAVVAGIGLLGNRPVTVIALEKGLDTKERLSRNFGSAHPEGYRKALRQMKLAEKFNRPVICFIDTSGAYCGIGAEERGQGQAIAENLITMIDLKVPIISILIGEGGSGGALALAVADEVWMLENAIYSVISPEGCASILWKDPARVKEVAECLKLTADDLYSLGVVDMVIKENNGDFNHVYEDLSNKILQSINKYYEFSADKLVNMRYEKYQRLGRINQ from the coding sequence ATGAGCGCTTACGATAAGGTAATGGCGGCAAGGTCAAAAGATCGTCCCACATCAAAAGTGTATATCAATAATATTTTTACTAACTTTATGGAGTTCCACGGTGACAAACGATTCGGAGATGATAATGCTGTAGTTGCCGGAATTGGCTTGCTTGGAAATAGGCCGGTTACAGTAATAGCATTAGAAAAAGGTCTGGATACTAAAGAAAGATTGAGCAGAAACTTTGGTTCAGCTCATCCTGAAGGGTACAGAAAAGCTCTTAGACAGATGAAGTTAGCTGAAAAGTTTAACAGGCCGGTAATATGTTTTATAGACACCTCAGGGGCATATTGCGGAATTGGTGCCGAGGAAAGAGGACAAGGACAGGCAATAGCTGAAAATCTGATTACAATGATTGATTTGAAAGTACCCATTATTTCAATTCTTATAGGAGAAGGTGGAAGTGGTGGTGCTTTGGCATTGGCAGTAGCTGATGAGGTTTGGATGCTGGAAAACGCAATATATTCTGTAATTTCCCCGGAAGGCTGTGCAAGTATTTTGTGGAAGGACCCGGCCAGAGTAAAAGAAGTAGCAGAATGTCTTAAGCTTACTGCAGATGATTTGTATTCTCTTGGAGTTGTTGATATGGTAATCAAAGAAAATAACGGAGATTTTAATCATGTGTATGAGGATTTAAGCAATAAAATCCTGCAAAGTATTAATAAATACTATGAGTTCTCTGCGGATAAGCTGGTAAACATGAGATACGAAAAATATCAAAGGTTGGGAAGAATAAATCAATAG
- a CDS encoding alpha/beta fold hydrolase, which produces MNKREIYSMVFRHEISAEEALKLLENSGNEEECVNFPLSSIQKPLWLSNIMYPDNSAYNLSVPIIINEEVNEEILLKTCSYIVSLHGNLRTVFSNCTEVENGEPHQSVRDENNFSYEYLDITNETFDKQKKTVLSVYKRPFDLAKDYSLRVCNFKIEKEKHLVLLVIHHILADGPSLTILASHFVEAYCTCKIGEKIRIQKPKASYKEFVEWQENMLLSAFGKEAEEFWIKKLNNDFNGIDLPKEPLKNRGITFEGETILKGVDYLTLKKLRETADEFGVSLYVLTLAAFFVLLNRYSGQDKLQVGTPMYGRPSSKFSDCIGFFSNTVPVFTEIPLEEKFRVFVSNLKKEIMDIMRYSTYPFLNVAGKLGKTTDNMYTIVFAVQSFLKELGRHQLDNFGSKSEQDTKLVNSIQQEGVFDIFLELQEQQDNAILAIKYKRDSFSKDFIEQFGENYIYLLNDICSNQEKLIYELDCVCEEEKNYLLNVINNTDKNFEQLCVHEIIDRYGDTLPHKTAVVFKGTMLTYAQLRDESNYLAHLLVERGVHKGDIVGVYMDRSAEVIISMLALFKIGAVYLPYDTKLPLDRFSYIIGETAMKMVLTNDNRLQFINDDITKLSVESELRNKKSSLSGTVYKSETNLEDLAYMIYTSGSTGNPKGVQVWQNSLTNIIQSMLIEPGVSGSDYTITIASISFDMSLLEILPILCAGGTIEMLSSDIIDDQIALTKKLHDIPVTYFCATPSLYEILFVTGFNSKTMTRAWVAGDALNNNLAQKMMDLYGVVWNMCGPTEAAIITSIQKITDARKVGIGKPIHNYQIYILDSYHQLLPKGAKGELYIGGAGTNQPCYYKQDELNGKKFIQNPFLKDSYLHCSGDLVSFMDDDNLKYYCRIDGMVKFRGLRIELEEIDNQILKLDYIRNSASVIRKDSSNHSEIVTFVILKSIKSDIDASAISANIGKWLPVYMLPSYYIVLEEMPLNVNTKINRKYLSTEKIEDILLNYKGYVLEGTKEEKVENKEVRDDIIKEETSICTTVSPEAICIDVECNPDELLAFVNDELKRSVIEIVDLSEKDIGEYTPFSNMEFDSLRFVKLAVSIKDKFSIEISPVIFNNLKNISSLAVYLVSNFSTEVTNKYCELSVGRCRKDDVIEVVSYSEVYHQEEPYELEEKNEDNDIAIIGVSFKLPFGDNEADVLEQICSNSTVFEACSDREGTNLNNKSGYFVQDIWDFDNEYFNYSKQDSTFIDPKYRILLQLTAELFADAGYKTSEIANQNIGVFLGTTREEYKELLYSKGYDECDIKLITNAYLASNISTHFNLEGPAKVLDGTLSSSQSLNDAIDSISKGECKMAIAGGVNLLLSDERFKRLTSESRLAENNASDMFGEDVSGVIPAEGAAVILLKPLSEAVRDKDKVYAVIKKIQSHSSNGKLVPRQASLIELLTQVYSDSKINGVDYIDSIGLGTKFSAENEYMSYANVFGKKIPQREDTKIAVGSSRSQFGDMEAVSVYAAIIRIISMMKNHIIPASISRGSTLNKRISDAPSEHIEFLTKLHPWNSDNSRIAAITEIGCGGRNTHIVLGEYTPKHKVKKSISLSLNRQKCNPPDKTLFKLIADKRPILLGTGSIGNIKDDMVEFWKSVNEIKEPKSIGNLLEDSNSRVTHFLIKLQSVGTMVEVVVKGKGKPLIMIPGFGLAASQFIPQFSDDSFNRQMIVIHMPGVGLSQACDDVSFEAISSYYMEVIDMLGINTKIDLLGTSWGGVLAQFIGIKYEERCNSLILANTSAELTVDSHVGLKELVYDDFESAGASEARKLFDDSTCISDEMALKYEAVLHSGHGKTGDFLGKINIPTLILAGAKDKILPVELSERMNREIRNSELHIFETSGHSSNLSVPKEFNAVCKEFLEKYNQ; this is translated from the coding sequence ATGAATAAAAGAGAAATATATAGTATGGTTTTTCGTCATGAGATTAGTGCAGAAGAAGCCTTAAAGTTACTTGAAAATAGCGGAAATGAAGAGGAATGTGTTAATTTCCCACTTTCATCTATTCAAAAGCCATTATGGCTAAGTAATATTATGTATCCGGATAATAGTGCATATAATTTGTCAGTGCCTATTATCATAAACGAAGAAGTCAATGAAGAAATTCTTTTAAAAACTTGCTCTTACATAGTATCACTCCATGGAAATTTGAGAACTGTGTTTTCAAATTGTACAGAAGTTGAAAATGGCGAACCACATCAATCTGTTCGGGATGAAAATAACTTTTCCTATGAATATCTTGATATTACTAATGAAACATTTGATAAACAGAAAAAAACAGTTTTATCTGTTTATAAGCGCCCTTTTGATTTAGCTAAGGATTATAGCCTGAGAGTATGTAATTTTAAAATCGAAAAAGAAAAACATCTGGTTCTTTTAGTGATTCACCATATTCTTGCAGATGGGCCGTCCTTAACTATTCTGGCAAGTCATTTTGTAGAAGCATACTGTACCTGTAAAATTGGTGAAAAAATACGTATTCAAAAGCCCAAGGCGAGCTATAAGGAGTTTGTTGAGTGGCAGGAAAATATGCTTTTATCGGCTTTTGGAAAAGAAGCAGAAGAATTCTGGATAAAAAAATTGAATAATGATTTTAATGGCATAGATTTGCCGAAAGAACCCCTTAAAAATAGAGGAATAACTTTTGAAGGTGAAACAATACTAAAAGGCGTTGATTATTTAACTCTGAAGAAGTTAAGGGAGACAGCAGATGAGTTTGGTGTTTCTTTATATGTATTAACCTTAGCTGCATTTTTTGTATTGCTAAACAGATACTCAGGACAGGATAAATTACAAGTTGGAACACCCATGTATGGTCGGCCAAGTTCAAAGTTTTCTGACTGCATAGGGTTTTTCTCCAATACAGTACCTGTCTTTACTGAAATACCATTAGAGGAGAAGTTTAGGGTTTTTGTTTCTAATCTGAAAAAAGAAATAATGGATATTATGCGATATAGTACATATCCATTTTTAAATGTTGCCGGGAAATTGGGCAAAACTACTGATAATATGTATACTATTGTATTTGCAGTTCAATCCTTTCTGAAAGAATTAGGAAGACACCAACTTGATAATTTCGGAAGTAAGAGTGAACAAGATACGAAATTAGTTAATAGTATACAACAAGAAGGCGTATTTGACATATTTCTTGAATTACAAGAACAACAGGATAATGCAATACTTGCAATAAAATATAAAAGAGACTCATTTAGTAAGGATTTTATAGAACAATTTGGTGAGAATTATATTTACCTGCTAAATGATATTTGCAGCAATCAAGAAAAATTAATATATGAACTTGATTGCGTTTGTGAAGAAGAGAAGAATTATTTATTGAATGTAATAAACAATACTGACAAAAATTTTGAGCAGTTGTGTGTTCATGAAATAATTGACCGATATGGAGATACCCTTCCCCACAAAACAGCAGTAGTGTTTAAGGGGACTATGCTTACTTATGCACAATTAAGAGATGAGAGCAATTATTTGGCGCATTTATTAGTTGAAAGAGGAGTACATAAGGGAGATATAGTTGGTGTTTATATGGATAGATCAGCAGAGGTAATCATTTCTATGCTGGCGTTATTTAAAATCGGTGCGGTTTATCTTCCATATGACACAAAGCTTCCATTGGACAGATTTAGTTATATTATCGGTGAAACGGCTATGAAAATGGTACTGACTAACGATAACAGACTTCAATTTATTAATGACGATATAACAAAGCTGTCTGTTGAATCTGAGCTTCGTAATAAGAAGAGCAGTTTATCGGGAACAGTGTATAAGAGTGAAACAAATTTAGAAGATTTAGCATATATGATTTATACATCCGGGTCTACAGGAAATCCAAAAGGAGTTCAGGTTTGGCAGAATAGTTTAACTAATATTATTCAGTCTATGTTAATAGAACCAGGAGTATCCGGTAGTGACTACACGATTACAATTGCTTCTATAAGTTTTGACATGTCACTATTAGAAATATTACCTATATTATGTGCCGGCGGTACTATTGAGATGCTATCTTCGGATATTATTGATGATCAGATAGCATTGACTAAGAAATTACATGACATACCGGTTACATATTTTTGTGCAACTCCTTCACTGTATGAAATATTATTTGTTACAGGCTTTAATAGCAAAACAATGACCAGAGCATGGGTCGCAGGTGATGCACTAAATAATAATCTGGCTCAAAAGATGATGGACTTATATGGTGTTGTTTGGAATATGTGTGGGCCAACAGAAGCAGCGATTATTACATCAATACAGAAAATAACTGATGCCCGGAAAGTTGGGATAGGAAAGCCAATTCACAATTATCAAATTTATATATTAGATAGCTATCATCAGCTGCTCCCAAAAGGTGCTAAAGGGGAATTATATATAGGAGGAGCAGGTACTAATCAGCCATGCTATTACAAGCAAGATGAGCTTAATGGTAAAAAATTTATTCAGAATCCTTTTTTGAAAGATAGCTATTTACATTGCAGCGGAGATTTAGTTTCATTTATGGATGATGATAATCTGAAATATTATTGTAGAATTGATGGCATGGTAAAATTTCGAGGCTTGAGAATTGAGTTAGAAGAAATCGACAATCAAATATTAAAATTAGATTATATACGTAACAGTGCATCTGTAATTAGGAAAGATAGTTCTAATCATTCGGAAATAGTAACCTTTGTTATACTAAAATCAATTAAATCAGATATAGATGCGAGTGCAATTTCAGCAAACATTGGTAAATGGCTGCCGGTGTATATGTTACCAAGTTATTACATTGTATTGGAAGAAATGCCTTTAAATGTTAATACTAAAATAAATCGAAAATACTTAAGTACAGAAAAAATCGAAGATATTTTACTAAATTATAAAGGCTACGTATTAGAAGGTACAAAGGAAGAAAAGGTTGAGAATAAAGAAGTACGGGATGACATTATTAAGGAAGAGACCAGTATATGCACTACTGTTTCGCCAGAAGCAATATGTATAGATGTTGAATGTAACCCCGATGAGTTATTAGCCTTTGTAAACGACGAATTAAAGCGAAGCGTTATAGAGATTGTGGATTTATCTGAAAAAGATATAGGGGAATATACACCGTTTTCTAATATGGAATTTGATTCGTTAAGATTTGTTAAATTAGCAGTATCCATTAAGGATAAGTTCTCAATTGAAATAAGTCCGGTTATATTTAATAATTTAAAAAATATATCCTCATTAGCTGTTTATTTAGTTTCTAATTTCTCAACGGAAGTAACCAATAAATATTGTGAACTGTCAGTTGGCAGATGTAGAAAAGATGATGTAATAGAAGTAGTGTCTTACTCAGAAGTATATCATCAAGAGGAGCCGTATGAATTAGAAGAGAAAAATGAAGATAATGATATTGCGATTATAGGGGTGTCATTTAAACTGCCTTTTGGAGATAATGAGGCAGATGTATTGGAGCAAATTTGTTCAAATAGTACGGTTTTTGAAGCTTGTAGTGATAGAGAAGGCACTAATTTAAATAATAAATCAGGTTATTTTGTTCAAGATATTTGGGATTTTGATAATGAATATTTTAATTATTCAAAACAAGATAGTACTTTTATTGATCCAAAGTATAGAATTTTATTGCAATTAACAGCTGAATTATTTGCAGATGCAGGCTATAAAACAAGTGAAATAGCAAATCAAAATATAGGCGTATTTTTAGGAACTACAAGAGAAGAGTATAAGGAGCTGTTATATAGCAAAGGATACGATGAATGCGACATTAAATTGATTACTAATGCATATTTGGCATCTAACATAAGTACTCATTTTAATTTGGAGGGCCCTGCTAAAGTATTGGATGGGACTTTATCATCTTCTCAAAGTTTAAATGATGCAATAGATTCTATTTCCAAAGGCGAATGTAAAATGGCAATCGCAGGTGGAGTAAATTTATTGCTTTCTGATGAAAGATTCAAGAGACTAACCAGCGAAAGTCGTTTAGCTGAAAATAATGCTAGTGATATGTTTGGAGAAGATGTCTCGGGAGTTATACCTGCAGAAGGTGCAGCAGTAATTCTTTTAAAACCCTTATCAGAAGCTGTTAGGGACAAGGATAAGGTCTATGCAGTAATAAAAAAGATACAATCACATAGTAGTAACGGAAAGTTAGTTCCAAGACAAGCTTCTTTGATAGAATTGTTAACTCAGGTATATTCAGACAGTAAAATTAACGGCGTTGATTATATTGACTCAATTGGTTTGGGAACGAAATTCTCCGCTGAAAATGAGTATATGTCATATGCTAATGTATTTGGAAAAAAGATACCGCAAAGAGAGGACACAAAGATTGCAGTTGGAAGTTCAAGAAGTCAATTTGGTGATATGGAAGCAGTTTCAGTATATGCAGCCATCATTAGGATAATATCTATGATGAAAAATCATATTATTCCTGCATCTATATCAAGGGGAAGTACTCTAAACAAACGGATTTCTGACGCTCCTTCTGAACATATAGAATTTTTGACTAAACTGCATCCGTGGAATTCGGATAACAGCAGAATAGCTGCAATAACGGAAATCGGCTGCGGAGGAAGAAACACACACATAGTTTTAGGTGAGTATACACCAAAACACAAGGTTAAAAAGTCCATATCACTATCATTAAACAGACAAAAATGTAATCCTCCGGATAAAACACTATTTAAGCTTATTGCTGATAAGAGGCCGATTTTATTAGGAACGGGAAGCATTGGCAACATTAAGGATGATATGGTTGAGTTCTGGAAGAGTGTAAATGAGATAAAAGAACCAAAATCAATTGGAAATTTGCTAGAAGATTCCAATAGCAGAGTTACACACTTCCTAATTAAGCTTCAATCAGTTGGTACTATGGTTGAAGTGGTTGTAAAAGGTAAGGGAAAACCTCTTATTATGATTCCCGGTTTTGGTTTGGCTGCCAGTCAATTTATACCTCAATTTAGTGATGACAGTTTTAACAGACAAATGATTGTTATCCATATGCCCGGTGTAGGTCTTAGCCAAGCCTGTGATGATGTCTCTTTTGAAGCAATAAGCAGCTACTATATGGAAGTTATTGATATGCTTGGGATTAATACTAAGATTGACTTGCTGGGTACATCCTGGGGCGGCGTGTTAGCACAATTTATAGGCATTAAATATGAAGAACGCTGTAATTCACTGATACTGGCAAATACATCGGCTGAACTGACGGTAGACAGTCATGTTGGATTAAAAGAATTAGTTTATGATGATTTTGAAAGTGCAGGAGCATCCGAAGCAAGGAAGCTATTTGATGACAGTACCTGTATATCAGATGAAATGGCATTGAAATATGAAGCTGTTTTACATTCGGGTCATGGGAAAACAGGAGATTTTCTTGGTAAAATTAATATTCCCACGCTGATTCTTGCCGGAGCAAAAGATAAGATACTTCCGGTTGAATTATCAGAACGAATGAATAGAGAAATAAGGAATTCCGAATTACATATATTTGAGACCTCAGGACATAGTTCAAACTTATCAGTTCCTAAAGAATTTAATGCAGTATGTAAAGAATTTTTAGAAAAGTACAACCAATAA
- a CDS encoding phytoene desaturase family protein — protein sequence MKKVLIVGGGISGLSAGVFSRLNGFETEIFEAQPKPGGECTSWKRKDYTFDGAIRWLIGTRKGTAAYDMFKTLGAFEDDKIIMEDIFLTVEHKGKKLYFYRDVDKLKEHLLEVAPEDTEMIKELCKFAKKAKSFETPVNKHMPEMSIFDNIKFSMKMSSMGPIMMKYGKVDGVDYFKKFKSTLIRNALKTLALDTFPAYAPIAQLGSVASYDGGWPLGGSAGVSENICKRFKELGGTIHLSSPVKRVLQENGKAVGIELDNGQVVKGDYVISSTDISITLNKLLEGKIKDEAYNEILSSNGGDYTFASCVFVSLGIAADLSQDVSPLVVSLNKSIKIGNDLIEDIYVNTFKHEKSFAPEGKTAAVVTMDVYDYNYWKNLHDTDIAKYKSEKERVAKAVIEQIEVSYPKAKGKIEVAEVATPVTYNRIYGAYRGAWMGYGRKVSAKYSNHKCKLEGIDNFALAGQWISSPGAVTISASTGKFAVQEICQQADIKFRSE from the coding sequence ATGAAAAAAGTATTGATAGTAGGTGGGGGAATATCAGGGTTATCCGCGGGGGTGTTTTCCAGGCTTAACGGATTTGAAACCGAGATATTTGAAGCACAGCCAAAGCCGGGCGGGGAATGTACTTCTTGGAAGAGGAAAGACTATACCTTTGATGGAGCAATAAGATGGTTAATTGGTACAAGAAAAGGTACCGCTGCTTACGATATGTTTAAAACCTTAGGTGCTTTTGAAGACGATAAGATTATAATGGAAGACATCTTTTTAACTGTTGAACATAAAGGTAAAAAATTATATTTCTACAGAGATGTAGATAAATTAAAAGAACACTTACTTGAAGTTGCTCCCGAAGATACAGAAATGATTAAGGAATTGTGTAAGTTTGCTAAGAAAGCAAAATCATTTGAAACACCCGTAAATAAGCATATGCCTGAAATGTCAATATTCGATAATATCAAATTTTCTATGAAAATGTCCTCTATGGGACCTATTATGATGAAGTACGGAAAAGTTGATGGAGTAGACTATTTTAAAAAGTTTAAAAGTACTCTAATTAGAAATGCCCTAAAAACACTTGCTTTAGATACTTTTCCGGCATATGCGCCAATTGCTCAACTTGGCTCAGTAGCTTCATATGATGGTGGATGGCCTTTGGGCGGATCAGCCGGTGTTTCCGAAAACATTTGCAAAAGGTTCAAGGAGCTAGGGGGAACCATTCATTTAAGTTCACCTGTTAAAAGAGTATTACAGGAAAATGGTAAGGCTGTTGGAATTGAATTAGATAACGGACAAGTTGTTAAGGGTGACTATGTTATATCTTCTACCGATATAAGTATTACACTGAACAAACTATTAGAAGGTAAAATTAAAGACGAGGCATATAATGAAATTTTAAGTAGTAACGGTGGAGACTATACCTTTGCCAGCTGTGTTTTTGTCAGCTTAGGAATAGCTGCAGATTTATCACAGGATGTCTCTCCTCTTGTAGTTTCTCTTAATAAATCGATTAAAATAGGTAATGACTTAATAGAAGACATTTATGTCAATACATTTAAACATGAAAAGTCTTTTGCACCGGAAGGGAAAACTGCTGCCGTTGTGACAATGGATGTGTATGATTACAATTATTGGAAAAATCTGCATGACACAGATATTGCTAAATATAAATCCGAAAAAGAGCGCGTTGCAAAGGCAGTTATAGAACAGATTGAAGTATCATACCCGAAGGCAAAAGGGAAAATTGAGGTAGCAGAGGTTGCCACACCTGTTACATATAATAGAATTTATGGTGCGTATAGAGGTGCATGGATGGGATATGGAAGAAAAGTATCCGCAAAATACAGCAACCATAAATGCAAACTGGAGGGCATTGATAATTTTGCACTTGCCGGTCAATGGATATCAAGTCCGGGAGCTGTTACTATTTCAGCTTCTACAGGGAAATTTGCAGTTCAGGAAATATGTCAGCAGGCGGACATAAAATTTAGGTCTGAGTAG
- a CDS encoding acyltransferase domain-containing protein: MYDGKKIVFMFSGQGSQFLEMGENLYNTNLKIKYYMDYLDNIFFLNTNISFVDEMYNKKNSHLLFNDVGFGCAVLFAIQYSLAKVLMENGVEPDLLVGTSLGEFVALTVSGALEPEAAIMYVYSVTSYIQNRVAPSGMLTVIGNINKDYINDSCANRYGCIGAFNHDNHFIVSGLTEELKKLNKYYEEHKYLTVLLPTKVGFHNPSLIQPYKESCCKFLEQLKINKPTIEVISTMTAKKVDYINGEYLFNILSEPIKFSDTIKYIEKAAVPTTLMDLGPMATLAGFSNRIIKSDLISTYAFMNLAGDNLESFLSDKIN, from the coding sequence ATGTATGACGGTAAGAAAATAGTATTTATGTTTTCCGGACAGGGCTCACAATTCTTAGAAATGGGAGAAAATCTGTATAATACGAACTTAAAAATTAAGTATTACATGGATTATCTTGATAATATCTTCTTTTTAAATACCAATATATCATTTGTTGATGAAATGTATAATAAGAAAAATTCACACTTACTCTTTAACGATGTTGGTTTTGGCTGTGCAGTACTGTTTGCAATTCAGTATTCTTTAGCGAAGGTGCTGATGGAAAATGGTGTAGAGCCGGATTTATTAGTGGGAACAAGTTTAGGTGAGTTTGTGGCGTTAACTGTTTCAGGTGCATTAGAACCTGAAGCTGCTATTATGTATGTATATTCGGTTACCAGTTATATACAAAACAGAGTTGCACCCAGTGGAATGTTAACGGTAATCGGAAATATTAATAAAGACTATATTAATGATAGCTGTGCTAATCGGTATGGCTGTATCGGTGCGTTTAATCATGATAATCATTTTATTGTATCAGGATTAACGGAAGAATTGAAAAAGTTAAATAAGTATTATGAAGAGCATAAGTATTTGACGGTTTTATTACCTACAAAAGTAGGGTTCCATAATCCGAGTTTAATTCAACCATACAAAGAAAGCTGTTGCAAATTTTTAGAGCAATTGAAAATTAATAAGCCTACAATTGAAGTTATTTCTACTATGACCGCAAAGAAAGTAGATTATATAAACGGTGAATATCTATTTAATATTTTATCTGAACCAATCAAATTTAGCGACACTATAAAATATATTGAAAAAGCAGCAGTGCCGACTACTCTAATGGATTTAGGGCCAATGGCTACTTTGGCAGGATTCTCAAATAGAATTATCAAAAGTGACTTAATATCTACTTATGCATTCATGAATTTAGCAGGGGATAATTTGGAGAGTTTTCTTTCTGACAAGATAAATTGA